One Campylobacter sp. RM16192 genomic region harbors:
- a CDS encoding carbon-nitrogen hydrolase: protein MKVALIQQKFHGSKEATNQRTIELIREAAEGGAELVVCQELHQTQYFCQSEDTKFFDLANEWEEDVKFWGHVAKQKGVVLVTSLFEKRADGLYHNTAFVYEKDGSIAGKYRKMHIPDDPGFYEKFYFTPGDLGFEPIETSVGKLGLLVCWDQWYPEAARLMALRGAKILIYPTAIGWFESDSSEEKSRQLEAWVAVQRGHAVANGLPVVSVNRVGFEEDDSGVMDGIKFWGNSFVFGAQGEELFRADSESEECYIVDVDMKRSEEVRRIWPFLRDRRIDEYQNLTKRFID, encoded by the coding sequence ATGAAAGTAGCGCTAATTCAACAAAAATTTCATGGCTCAAAAGAGGCTACGAATCAAAGAACTATAGAGCTAATAAGAGAGGCGGCTGAGGGTGGGGCTGAGCTTGTAGTCTGTCAAGAGCTTCATCAAACTCAGTATTTTTGTCAAAGCGAAGATACTAAATTCTTTGATCTTGCTAACGAGTGGGAAGAGGATGTCAAGTTTTGGGGGCATGTAGCTAAACAAAAGGGTGTGGTTTTGGTTACTTCACTCTTTGAAAAGCGAGCTGACGGACTTTATCATAACACCGCTTTTGTATATGAAAAAGATGGCAGTATCGCTGGAAAATACCGCAAAATGCATATTCCTGACGATCCAGGATTTTATGAGAAATTTTACTTTACCCCGGGAGATTTGGGATTTGAGCCGATTGAAACAAGCGTAGGCAAACTCGGACTTCTTGTTTGCTGGGATCAGTGGTACCCTGAAGCTGCTAGACTCATGGCTCTGCGCGGTGCTAAAATTTTGATTTATCCTACTGCTATAGGTTGGTTTGAATCTGATAGTAGCGAAGAGAAATCACGTCAGCTAGAGGCTTGGGTGGCGGTTCAAAGAGGACATGCTGTCGCAAATGGTTTGCCTGTGGTATCTGTAAATCGTGTAGGCTTTGAAGAGGATGATAGCGGTGTCATGGACGGAATAAAATTCTGGGGCAATAGCTTTGTATTTGGCGCTCAAGGCGAGGAGCTATTTAGAGCTGATAGTGAGAGCGAAGAGTGCTATATAGTAGATGTTGATATGAAAAGAAGCGAAGAAGTACGTAGAATTTGGCCATTTCTTAGAGATCGTAGGATAGATGAATATCAAAATTTAACAAAGCGTTTTATCGATTAA
- a CDS encoding cation diffusion facilitator family transporter gives MDRIENKNLQRLAVIVAGATAFLLAVIKFIAGIASGSVSVLSSAIDSMLDLLVSALNFFALRKSQAKPNDKFNFGYTKLEAIAAMFEGILIVGIGVFIFYESILKFRAYEVELNVDLSLYVMVFSFAVTGALVAFLNFVAKKTKNLIIKADALHYKSDFFTNFGIILALVVIKFTGFTIIDAIFGIVISGYIVNSAISLMKESLGVLLDKALESTIVSQIEDIIKSKKEINSFHGLTTRKSSDICYMVVHLVFDKEILLVKAHEISNQIEYEIRDKFSEFRWEITTHLDPYDDRNLA, from the coding sequence ATGGATCGGATAGAAAATAAAAATTTACAAAGATTAGCCGTAATAGTCGCTGGAGCTACGGCTTTTTTACTTGCGGTTATTAAATTTATCGCAGGTATAGCAAGCGGTTCTGTTTCGGTGCTTAGCTCCGCGATTGATTCTATGCTTGACCTTTTGGTATCTGCCTTAAACTTTTTTGCACTTAGAAAATCTCAAGCCAAACCAAACGATAAATTTAACTTTGGTTATACCAAACTAGAAGCCATAGCTGCGATGTTTGAAGGGATTTTAATCGTAGGTATAGGAGTTTTTATTTTTTATGAAAGTATACTTAAATTTAGAGCCTACGAAGTAGAGCTGAATGTCGATTTGAGCCTATATGTTATGGTATTTTCTTTTGCGGTTACTGGTGCTCTTGTTGCGTTTTTAAATTTTGTAGCAAAGAAGACAAAAAATTTGATAATCAAGGCCGATGCGCTTCATTATAAAAGCGATTTTTTTACTAATTTTGGCATAATTTTAGCTTTAGTTGTTATCAAATTTACAGGATTTACGATAATAGATGCAATCTTTGGTATCGTAATTAGCGGATATATTGTAAATTCAGCCATATCTTTGATGAAAGAGAGCCTAGGAGTGCTGTTAGACAAGGCTCTTGAGTCCACAATAGTAAGTCAAATAGAAGATATTATAAAATCCAAAAAAGAGATAAATAGCTTTCATGGATTGACAACCAGAAAGAGCTCTGATATCTGCTATATGGTCGTTCATTTGGTATTTGATAAGGAAATTTTACTTGTTAAGGCGCATGAGATTTCCAACCAAATCGAATATGAAATAAGGGATAAATTTAGTGAATTTAGATGGGAGATAACAACCCACCTAGATCCATATGATGATAGAAATTTGGCTTAA
- a CDS encoding TAXI family TRAP transporter solute-binding subunit produces the protein MKKTSLALAGLLLASTLSAKEFISIGTGGMTGTYYPVGGAICRLANKDPQIKCSVQSTGGSIYNVNNVLKKELNFGFVQSDVVYDKYNGVGKFKDMGDKNLRAVVSIYPELLAFVVSKASGIASINDLAGKSINVGNPGSGNEMTALTVFNAYGFDAKKLKHHGVLTAQECPHALKDKKIDGYFYMVGHPTANITDAANSMPIDIVNIKGENIDKMLKEFPYFAKGVIPKGTYEGVSHDVESIGVKAVLVTTKDMSDKAVGAVVKAILDNFDEYKTLHPALGAVTKESLVQGLSAPLHPAAEAEFKKHGIIK, from the coding sequence ATGAAAAAAACATCTTTGGCTTTGGCTGGACTGCTTTTGGCTTCAACACTTAGCGCAAAAGAGTTCATTTCTATCGGAACAGGTGGAATGACTGGAACTTATTATCCTGTTGGTGGAGCTATATGCAGACTTGCCAATAAAGATCCTCAGATAAAATGTTCCGTTCAATCAACTGGCGGTTCTATATATAATGTAAATAACGTTCTTAAAAAAGAGCTAAATTTTGGCTTTGTTCAAAGCGACGTAGTGTATGATAAATATAACGGCGTAGGCAAATTTAAGGATATGGGAGATAAAAATTTACGTGCCGTAGTCTCTATCTATCCTGAACTTTTGGCATTTGTTGTATCAAAAGCAAGCGGAATTGCTTCAATAAATGATCTTGCTGGTAAAAGCATCAACGTAGGAAATCCTGGTAGCGGTAATGAGATGACAGCACTTACTGTGTTTAACGCTTATGGATTTGATGCAAAAAAATTAAAACATCACGGCGTTTTAACAGCTCAAGAGTGCCCTCATGCGCTTAAAGATAAGAAAATCGACGGATATTTTTATATGGTAGGTCACCCTACAGCAAATATTACAGATGCGGCTAACTCTATGCCTATAGATATCGTAAATATAAAAGGTGAAAATATAGATAAGATGCTTAAAGAATTCCCTTATTTTGCAAAGGGTGTAATACCAAAAGGCACTTATGAAGGCGTAAGTCATGATGTGGAAAGTATCGGTGTTAAAGCTGTTTTAGTAACCACTAAAGATATGAGTGATAAAGCAGTAGGTGCTGTTGTAAAAGCAATTTTAGATAACTTTGATGAGTACAAAACTCTTCATCCGGCACTTGGTGCGGTTACTAAAGAGTCTCTTGTTCAAGGACTTTCAGCTCCGCTTCATCCTGCTGCTGAAGCTGAGTTTAAAAAACATGGAATAATAAAATAA